The following are encoded in a window of Thiohalobacter sp. IOR34 genomic DNA:
- a CDS encoding transposase — protein sequence MQRPVFLVVDGHPVHRSRAVRKFVEGTEGRLDLCFLPPYLPEVSPIDRVWSHAKNHRICKQAITDPEQLKRLVLSALRSLQRLTSVVRGFLHHPECRYIVADG from the coding sequence GTGCAACGGCCGGTCTTTCTTGTCGTTGATGGGCACCCGGTTCATCGCAGCCGGGCGGTCAGGAAGTTTGTCGAGGGTACGGAAGGTCGTCTGGATCTCTGTTTCCTGCCGCCATATTTACCCGAAGTCAGTCCCATCGATCGGGTCTGGAGTCATGCCAAGAACCACCGGATCTGCAAGCAGGCCATCACGGACCCTGAACAGCTCAAGCGTCTGGTACTGTCTGCATTGCGCAGTCTTCAACGATTGACCAGTGTCGTGCGGGGATTCCTCCATCATCCCGAATGTCGGTATATCGTGGCGGACGGATGA
- a CDS encoding helix-turn-helix domain-containing protein, translated as MPKKTDLRRLPHQKLTQFRRQAVARVQECVPIMDVVHSMGVSRTALFHWLALYRSGGWDALDAGKRDGREPKLDAKAIDLLYRTLTHDQPTR; from the coding sequence ATGCCAAAGAAGACCGACCTGCGCAGACTGCCCCATCAGAAACTCACCCAATTCAGACGCCAAGCTGTTGCGCGGGTACAAGAATGCGTACCCATCATGGATGTAGTGCACAGCATGGGCGTATCCCGCACAGCGCTGTTCCATTGGCTGGCACTGTACCGCTCGGGTGGATGGGATGCCTTGGATGCCGGGAAGCGGGACGGTCGGGAGCCCAAGCTCGATGCCAAGGCTATTGATCTGCTTTATCGCACCTTGACCCACGACCAACCCACGCGGTGA
- a CDS encoding DUF1566 domain-containing protein, translating to MAIPRSRGLLLAALAGLAFSSTANAVLLGRLPLTPGGTDYQAYYDTTLDITWLATANLAKTNTFGLPYNTDLGDHPADSYASSYPEIIYSSGGMTWGGALHWIDAMNADGGTGYLGYNDWRLPMMMDTGSIGCDNAYTGTDCGFNVQTGSADTAVYSELASLWYDTLGNTAMYDTQGTYLGCPGATYCLSNTGPFSDIVTSFYWFGLESAVYSSRAWSFGTYSGQQTDYYTKNNNSGLYVWAVRSGDVAPVPLPAAVWLFGSGLLGLLAAGRRDKVVRR from the coding sequence ATGGCAATTCCACGCTCAAGGGGGCTGCTGCTCGCCGCTTTGGCCGGTCTGGCATTTTCTTCAACAGCGAATGCGGTTCTGCTGGGGCGCCTGCCCCTGACGCCCGGCGGTACCGATTACCAGGCCTACTACGACACCACGCTGGACATCACCTGGCTGGCCACTGCCAACCTCGCGAAGACCAACACGTTTGGCCTTCCTTATAATACCGACCTCGGTGATCACCCTGCGGACAGCTATGCCTCGTCATACCCCGAGATCATTTATTCCAGTGGCGGCATGACATGGGGGGGCGCCCTGCACTGGATCGATGCAATGAACGCCGATGGTGGCACGGGATATCTGGGATACAACGACTGGCGATTGCCGATGATGATGGATACCGGTTCGATTGGCTGTGACAACGCCTATACCGGTACTGACTGTGGTTTCAATGTACAAACCGGCAGCGCGGACACTGCGGTTTACAGCGAGCTGGCCAGCTTGTGGTATGACACGTTGGGCAATACCGCAATGTACGATACCCAGGGGACGTACCTCGGGTGTCCCGGGGCAACGTACTGTTTGAGCAATACAGGACCCTTCAGCGACATTGTGACGTCTTTTTACTGGTTCGGTCTGGAGTCTGCGGTCTATTCCAGCAGGGCGTGGTCTTTCGGAACGTATAGTGGGCAGCAGACCGATTACTATACAAAGAACAACAACAGCGGTCTGTATGTCTGGGCTGTGCGTTCCGGTGATGTTGCGCCAGTGCCGCTGCCGGCGGCGGTATGGTTGTTCGGAAGTGGCCTGCTGGGACTGTTGGCGGCAGGTCGCCGTGATAAGGTGG